The following proteins come from a genomic window of Gemmatimonadota bacterium:
- the gcvPB gene encoding aminomethyl-transferring glycine dehydrogenase subunit GcvPB has translation MSEPLIFELSSPGRSGVSLPAPDVPVKPVASYLPEADLRGTPPELPEVSEVDVVRHYTRLSTLNYHPDRAMYPLGSCTIKHNPKVNEDMAALPGFARLHPMQQDETCQGGLQLMYELSRDLAEIAGLEGVTLQPAAGAHGELTGLMIMRAYHEARGHARRKVIIPDSAHGTNPASVTLVGYETVQIPTNAHGLVDTGRLAELIDEETAAFMLTNPNTLGLFESEIRTIADIVHNAGALLYMDGANLNAVLGITRPGDMGFDVVHFNLHKTFSTPHGGGGPGAGPVGVRSDLVRFLPTPVPVKDGDGYRFDFDRPDSIGRVRGFGGSFGMMVRAYAYIRANGPDGLRQVSENAILNANYIMRRLEKRYPRTVLVHGTQKETPIPAEVPCQHEFVASGTRFRAHGVRMLDIAKRLLDYGFYAPTIYFPLIVPEAAMVEPTETESKESIDRFIDAMTAIAEEVENDPELVRNAPHTTPVGRLDEARAAHPKTLNLRYRKSLAE, from the coding sequence TTGTCGGAACCGCTTATATTTGAACTGAGCTCTCCCGGACGAAGTGGCGTCTCGCTGCCCGCGCCGGACGTGCCCGTCAAGCCGGTTGCGTCGTACCTGCCCGAAGCGGACCTCCGCGGCACGCCGCCCGAGTTGCCCGAAGTCAGCGAGGTCGACGTCGTCCGCCACTATACCCGGCTGTCCACCCTGAACTATCATCCGGACCGGGCCATGTACCCCCTGGGTTCGTGCACCATCAAGCACAACCCGAAGGTCAACGAGGACATGGCGGCATTGCCGGGGTTCGCGCGGTTGCACCCCATGCAGCAGGACGAGACCTGCCAGGGCGGTCTTCAGCTGATGTACGAGCTTTCGAGAGACCTCGCGGAGATCGCCGGTTTGGAAGGGGTCACGCTGCAGCCTGCGGCGGGGGCCCACGGCGAACTGACCGGCCTGATGATCATGCGGGCCTATCACGAAGCGCGCGGACATGCCCGGCGCAAGGTCATCATCCCCGATTCGGCCCACGGCACCAACCCGGCCAGTGTCACCCTGGTGGGCTACGAAACGGTGCAGATCCCGACCAATGCCCACGGGCTCGTAGACACCGGCCGGCTGGCGGAGCTGATCGACGAGGAGACGGCCGCCTTCATGCTCACAAATCCGAACACGCTGGGGCTCTTCGAATCGGAGATACGCACCATCGCGGACATCGTCCACAACGCCGGGGCGCTGCTCTACATGGACGGGGCAAACCTCAACGCGGTCCTCGGCATAACCCGGCCCGGCGACATGGGGTTCGACGTCGTCCACTTCAACCTGCACAAGACCTTTTCCACGCCCCACGGGGGCGGCGGACCGGGAGCGGGACCCGTGGGCGTGCGGAGCGACCTCGTCCGGTTCCTGCCGACACCTGTGCCGGTGAAGGACGGCGACGGGTACCGGTTCGACTTCGACCGGCCGGATTCCATCGGCCGCGTCCGCGGTTTCGGCGGCAGCTTCGGCATGATGGTCCGGGCTTACGCCTATATCCGGGCCAACGGTCCCGACGGGTTGCGCCAGGTGAGCGAGAACGCCATCCTGAACGCCAACTACATCATGCGGCGCCTGGAAAAACGCTACCCCCGCACCGTCCTCGTCCACGGCACCCAGAAGGAGACCCCGATTCCCGCCGAAGTGCCCTGCCAGCACGAGTTCGTGGCCTCCGGCACCCGGTTCCGCGCCCACGGCGTCCGGATGCTGGACATCGCCAAGCGCCTGCTCGACTACGGTTTCTACGCACCGACGATCTACTTCCCACTCATCGTGCCCGAGGCAGCCATGGTCGAACCCACCGAGACCGAGAGCAAGGAGTCCATCGACCGGTTCATCGATGCCATGACGGCCATCGCCGAAGAAGTGGAGAACGACCCGGAACTGGTCCGGAACGCCCCCCACACCACGCCGGTCGGCCGCCTCGACGAGGCGCGCGCCGCCCATCCGAAGACCCTGAACTTGCGGTACCGGAAGTCGCTGGCGGAGTAG
- a CDS encoding sugar phosphate isomerase/epimerase: MNDRIQVVARSADAQAQVQNTKEAGHTMYSCINGATTMPYTLEQDLEAAAEAGFDAVEIWSRKLDAYLETHDTAELKARLDAHGLRAASLCPYGLVGFSDNQEQLQAIERAAAVAAAIDCPVLLVCADAPPDGMDRYEAYDTMAATARDYAERAAAHGVKIAIEPLGRHPFIPGSREALEVIDRAGHDSLGLMVDFFHYYKSGVPLDDIRAIPTELLLIVHVDDCEDLPPADLTDQHRVYMGEGVLPLKDMMGVLREKGFAGALSVEIFREAYWEKDSVEISVAAKAAYDRMMAG; encoded by the coding sequence GTGAATGATCGTATTCAAGTAGTGGCCCGAAGCGCGGACGCTCAAGCCCAGGTTCAAAATACGAAGGAAGCGGGACACACCATGTATTCCTGCATCAACGGTGCGACGACCATGCCCTATACGCTCGAGCAGGACCTGGAAGCCGCGGCGGAGGCGGGGTTCGACGCCGTGGAGATCTGGTCCAGGAAGCTCGATGCGTACCTGGAAACCCACGATACCGCCGAGTTGAAGGCACGTCTGGATGCTCACGGGCTTCGCGCGGCCTCGCTCTGTCCCTACGGGCTGGTGGGGTTCTCCGACAACCAGGAGCAGCTTCAGGCCATCGAGCGCGCGGCAGCGGTGGCCGCGGCCATCGACTGCCCCGTCCTCCTCGTCTGCGCCGACGCGCCGCCCGACGGCATGGATCGGTATGAGGCCTACGATACCATGGCCGCCACGGCCCGCGACTACGCCGAACGCGCCGCCGCCCACGGCGTGAAGATCGCCATCGAGCCCCTTGGGCGACATCCCTTCATCCCGGGATCCCGCGAAGCCCTGGAGGTGATCGATAGAGCCGGGCACGACAGCCTGGGACTGATGGTGGACTTCTTCCACTACTACAAGTCGGGCGTACCGCTCGACGACATTCGGGCTATCCCCACCGAATTGCTGCTGATCGTCCACGTTGACGACTGCGAGGACCTGCCGCCGGCCGACCTGACCGACCAGCACCGCGTCTACATGGGCGAAGGCGTGCTTCCCCTGAAGGACATGATGGGCGTATTGCGGGAGAAAGGCTTTGCGGGTGCCCTGTCGGTCGAGATCTTCCGGGAGGCATACTGGGAGAAGGACTCGGTGGAGATATCCGTTGCCGCAAAAGCGGCCTACGACCGGATGATGGCCGGCTGA
- a CDS encoding adenylosuccinate synthase — protein sequence MAVRILVGAAWGDEGKGKIVDFLSEQADIVVRFQGGANAGHTVQIGDQEYILHLIPVGILRPEKACVIGNGTVIDPEALMEEIEMLGSHGIDVEGRLFISHNAHLIMPYHKLIDRVGEEQRQEEERIGTTGRGIGPAYADKAARKGIRIVDLHDHGVLKEKLQRNIEEVNRILDAIYQAEALDADRIIEEYLAFARQIGPYVINTSEYLNDAIDAGKEILFEGSQGTLLDVDHGTYPYVTSSNTTTGAACMGAGVGPTRIDEVIGVAKAYTTRVGNGPFPTEFPSRWGDEFRRMAGEFGATTGRPRRCGWFDAMVVRYAVMVNGIDSLALARLDTLDSLQTLRLCVGYRLNGDVIPHLPSDANVLARCEPVYEEMEGWDRPTGHIRTWSDLPVKARAYIERVSELVKTDVKIVSVGSHRDATIFM from the coding sequence ATGGCCGTTCGCATTCTCGTAGGCGCAGCCTGGGGCGACGAAGGCAAGGGCAAGATCGTCGATTTTCTAAGTGAGCAGGCCGACATCGTCGTGCGGTTTCAGGGCGGGGCCAACGCCGGGCACACCGTCCAGATCGGAGACCAGGAGTACATCCTCCACCTGATTCCCGTGGGCATTCTGCGGCCGGAAAAGGCCTGCGTCATCGGCAACGGCACCGTGATTGATCCCGAAGCGCTGATGGAAGAGATCGAGATGCTCGGTTCGCACGGCATCGACGTGGAGGGACGCCTGTTCATCAGCCATAACGCCCATCTCATCATGCCGTATCACAAGCTGATCGACCGGGTCGGAGAGGAGCAGAGGCAGGAAGAGGAGCGTATCGGTACCACGGGCCGGGGCATCGGGCCGGCTTACGCGGACAAGGCCGCCCGCAAGGGCATACGCATCGTCGACCTGCACGACCACGGCGTGCTCAAGGAGAAGCTGCAGCGGAACATCGAGGAGGTAAACAGGATCCTCGACGCCATCTACCAGGCCGAAGCGCTCGACGCGGACCGGATCATCGAGGAATACCTGGCTTTCGCCCGGCAGATCGGTCCATACGTGATCAACACCTCGGAATACCTGAACGACGCCATTGACGCCGGCAAGGAGATCCTCTTCGAGGGCAGCCAGGGCACGCTTCTGGACGTGGACCACGGGACCTACCCCTACGTCACGTCCTCCAATACGACCACGGGCGCCGCCTGCATGGGGGCCGGCGTCGGCCCCACGCGCATCGACGAGGTCATCGGCGTGGCCAAGGCCTACACCACCCGGGTGGGGAACGGACCCTTCCCCACGGAGTTTCCCTCCCGTTGGGGCGACGAGTTCCGGCGCATGGCGGGCGAGTTCGGCGCCACGACAGGCCGCCCTCGGCGCTGCGGCTGGTTCGACGCCATGGTCGTTCGCTACGCCGTCATGGTTAACGGCATCGACAGCCTGGCGCTCGCCCGGCTCGACACGCTGGACAGTCTCCAGACGCTGCGGCTGTGCGTGGGCTACCGGCTGAACGGCGACGTAATCCCCCATCTGCCCAGCGACGCGAACGTCCTCGCCCGGTGCGAACCGGTCTACGAGGAGATGGAGGGCTGGGACCGGCCCACCGGGCACATCCGGACCTGGAGCGATCTTCCGGTCAAAGCCCGGGCCTATATCGAACGGGTTTCGGAACTGGTGAAGACCGACGTGAAAATCGTCTCCGTCGGATCGCACCGGGACGCGACCATATTCATGTAG
- a CDS encoding nucleotidyltransferase domain-containing protein, whose translation MIPAIRNQADSLRSLCLDYDVQRLELFGSATTSSKLHDIGDLDFLVEFQPKALETYADNYFGLLEDLQRLFGKPVDLVVGSAVKNPYLLQSIDRTKTLVYEA comes from the coding sequence ATGATTCCAGCCATACGAAATCAGGCTGACTCGCTAAGAAGCCTGTGCCTGGACTACGACGTACAGCGTCTTGAACTATTCGGATCAGCCACCACTTCATCCAAACTACATGATATCGGTGATCTGGATTTCCTGGTAGAGTTTCAGCCGAAAGCACTAGAGACATATGCTGACAACTACTTCGGACTGTTGGAAGATTTGCAGCGACTATTTGGGAAGCCCGTGGATCTGGTAGTCGGTTCAGCAGTTAAGAATCCTTATCTCTTGCAATCGATAGACCGGACGAAAACACTTGTCTATGAAGCTTGA
- a CDS encoding DUF86 domain-containing protein encodes MKLETKKLLFDIHRAALLVREFTLDKRYEDYTRDSMVRAAVERQFEIIGEAVKQLAQIDSHVTSKISDFQRIISFRNVLIHNYADVDSRLVWDVVETKLPTLIHEVETLISEPSE; translated from the coding sequence ATGAAGCTTGAGACCAAGAAGTTATTGTTCGACATTCATCGAGCCGCCTTGCTGGTTCGAGAGTTTACGCTGGACAAGAGGTATGAGGATTATACACGAGATTCCATGGTGCGTGCCGCTGTAGAGCGGCAATTCGAGATCATCGGCGAGGCAGTTAAGCAACTCGCCCAAATCGATAGCCACGTTACCTCTAAAATCAGCGACTTCCAACGCATTATCTCCTTCCGCAATGTCCTGATCCATAACTATGCCGACGTAGACAGTCGGCTGGTGTGGGACGTCGTTGAGACTAAACTTCCTACCCTGATCCATGAAGTGGAAACTCTAATATCAGAGCCTTCCGAATGA
- a CDS encoding nucleotidyltransferase — MTIVTQDWERIFDTWAQPPSKTEVQRSENAVRSIHNAIGHSSKLNQQRLKVFTQGSYRNRVNVRHDSDVDIGVMLYQYFLWQIPEGKTPADYGIRIADYTFAQFKDDLEDALVAHFGRAAVTRGNKAFNIRENSYHVEADVVPLFEFRRYWEDGHYRAGVALLTDKDSRRIENFPERLVEYWPSTPLHYENGVTKNDETVRRFKGIVRILKSLRNTMDDAGSQSAKAIPGYLLECMTWNVPNTCFSGSTWDTRVQAVLRHLWISTNDATKCESWCEVDAIKYLFRSSQPWTREAAHTFINEAWTFVGVRSS; from the coding sequence ATGACGATAGTGACGCAAGACTGGGAACGGATTTTCGACACATGGGCGCAACCACCTTCAAAAACGGAAGTACAGCGCTCTGAGAACGCAGTTAGGAGCATCCATAATGCGATCGGTCACAGTTCAAAGCTGAATCAACAGAGATTGAAGGTCTTTACCCAAGGATCCTATCGCAATCGAGTCAACGTTCGTCACGACAGCGACGTTGACATTGGCGTTATGCTCTACCAGTACTTCCTATGGCAGATCCCAGAAGGTAAAACACCGGCCGATTATGGCATCAGAATTGCAGATTATACTTTTGCACAGTTCAAGGATGATCTCGAAGACGCCCTGGTCGCCCACTTCGGTAGAGCAGCCGTTACGCGTGGGAACAAGGCATTCAATATCAGGGAAAACTCTTATCATGTAGAGGCTGACGTTGTACCGCTCTTCGAGTTCAGAAGGTATTGGGAAGACGGGCATTACCGGGCCGGTGTTGCCTTACTGACAGACAAAGATAGCCGAAGAATTGAGAACTTCCCTGAGCGCTTGGTAGAATACTGGCCGTCAACGCCTTTGCACTACGAGAATGGCGTAACTAAGAACGATGAAACCGTCCGGCGCTTCAAAGGGATCGTACGCATACTTAAGAGTTTACGGAACACGATGGATGACGCTGGTTCCCAATCGGCGAAGGCTATACCTGGTTACCTGTTGGAGTGTATGACTTGGAATGTGCCGAATACTTGTTTTTCTGGTTCCACATGGGATACACGCGTTCAAGCTGTGTTGAGGCACCTCTGGATCAGTACTAACGACGCTACGAAGTGTGAGTCATGGTGTGAAGTGGATGCGATTAAGTACCTCTTTCGTTCTTCACAGCCATGGACACGTGAGGCCGCGCATACCTTCATCAATGAAGCATGGACCTTTGTCGGGGTTCGGTCATCGTGA
- a CDS encoding type I restriction endonuclease subunit R gives MNTPESEIEEFLVEKLQDLKYVYRPDIRKRAKLEANFREKFEALNRVKLTDGEFERLLDEIVAPDVYKAAQILRNRQAFTRDDGTPLNYTLVDIEDWCKNTFEVVNQLRINTDYSHHRYDVILLINGVPVVQIELKTLAISPRKAMEQIVEYKNDPGNGYTKTLLCFVQLFIVSNRVDTLYFANNNARHFSFNADERFLPVYRFAAEDNTRITHLDDFADRFLAKCTLSEMISKYMVLIASEQKLLMMRAYQIYAVQAIVDCIDQNGGNGYIWHTTGSGKTLTSFKASTLLKSNHDIHKCLFVVDRKDLDRQTRDEFNKFQENCVEENTNTAALVNRLESDDYADKVIVTTIQKLGLALTENGDNNQQKTTQGQPSYKQRLEHLKDKRMVFIFDECHRSQFGENHRAIKEFFPNSQLFGFTGTPIFEDNATVTQIKGDVATLRTTRDLFQKELHAYTITHAIEDQYVLRFHVDYYMPEDTPTLTPGQNFAKQAVARAILNKHNAATGERRFNALLATASINDAIEYYEVFKQLQPHFQANNPEFVPLKIAAVFSPPAEGNKDVQQIQEDLPQEKEDNRHDPEGKKTALSAIIDDYNERYGTNYDINSFDLYYQDVQQRIKDQQFPNHDLDKKGAEKIDVTIVVDMLLTGFDAVYLNTLYVDKNLKHHGLIQAFSRTNRILNATKPYGHILDFRQQQESVDTAIALFSGAQPDRAREIWLVDKAPVVIENFEKAVADLGEFMQSQDLEVRPDQVSNLKGDDARIQFIKRFKDVQRLKTQLDQYTDLTKEQNEQIEDALPTEDLQAFRGAYLETAQRLKDQQGTPGGDDKPVTTETDQLDFEFVLFASALIDYDYIMQLIAKYSNQDPKKVEISREQLIGLIQSEAKFLDEREEIIEYVASLKEGEGLDEDAIRAGYEQFKTAKQAEEIEHLAQVHQLTPESLAAFVNTILQRMIFDGEQLTDLMKPLDLGWRERRKRELALMDNLIPVLKKRAEGRGISGLNAYEQGGA, from the coding sequence ATGAACACACCCGAAAGCGAGATTGAAGAGTTCCTTGTCGAGAAGCTACAGGACCTCAAATACGTATATCGCCCCGACATCCGTAAACGAGCAAAGCTTGAAGCAAACTTCAGGGAGAAGTTCGAAGCACTGAATAGAGTCAAACTCACGGATGGCGAGTTCGAACGGCTTCTCGACGAGATCGTCGCACCGGACGTATACAAGGCCGCCCAGATCCTCCGTAACCGGCAAGCATTCACACGAGACGACGGCACGCCACTCAACTACACCCTCGTTGATATTGAAGACTGGTGCAAAAACACCTTCGAGGTTGTTAATCAGCTTCGCATCAATACGGACTACAGCCATCACCGCTATGACGTCATACTCCTGATCAACGGCGTTCCCGTCGTTCAGATCGAGTTGAAGACGCTTGCGATCAGCCCGCGAAAGGCGATGGAGCAGATCGTCGAGTACAAGAACGACCCTGGTAACGGATACACCAAGACGCTGCTCTGCTTCGTCCAGCTCTTCATCGTCAGCAACCGCGTGGACACGTTGTATTTCGCCAACAACAACGCGCGGCATTTCTCTTTCAACGCCGACGAGCGGTTCCTTCCGGTCTATCGATTTGCGGCCGAGGACAACACCAGGATCACCCACCTCGACGACTTTGCCGATCGGTTCCTCGCCAAGTGTACGCTCAGTGAGATGATCAGCAAGTACATGGTCCTTATCGCAAGCGAGCAGAAGCTCTTGATGATGCGCGCGTATCAGATCTACGCCGTCCAGGCGATCGTCGATTGCATCGACCAGAACGGCGGTAACGGCTATATCTGGCACACGACCGGCTCGGGCAAGACGCTTACTTCCTTCAAGGCCTCGACACTCCTTAAGAGCAACCACGACATCCACAAGTGCCTGTTCGTCGTCGATCGCAAGGATCTCGACCGCCAGACGCGCGATGAGTTCAATAAGTTCCAGGAGAACTGCGTCGAGGAAAACACCAATACCGCAGCGCTCGTCAACCGTCTCGAATCCGACGACTACGCGGACAAGGTCATCGTCACGACCATTCAGAAGCTCGGGCTCGCACTCACCGAGAACGGTGACAACAACCAGCAGAAAACAACTCAAGGACAGCCGTCGTACAAGCAGCGGCTGGAGCACCTCAAAGACAAGCGGATGGTCTTTATCTTCGACGAGTGTCACCGCTCCCAGTTCGGCGAGAACCACAGGGCCATCAAGGAGTTTTTTCCGAACTCCCAGCTCTTCGGCTTCACCGGCACCCCGATCTTCGAGGACAATGCGACCGTCACGCAGATCAAGGGAGATGTCGCCACTCTTCGAACTACCCGGGATCTCTTCCAGAAAGAGCTTCATGCCTACACCATCACCCACGCGATCGAGGATCAGTACGTCCTTCGTTTCCACGTGGATTACTACATGCCCGAGGACACCCCGACCCTCACGCCCGGCCAGAATTTCGCCAAACAGGCGGTCGCTCGAGCCATTCTCAACAAGCACAATGCCGCAACCGGTGAACGACGCTTCAACGCACTGCTGGCCACCGCCTCGATCAACGATGCGATCGAGTACTACGAAGTCTTCAAGCAGCTTCAGCCTCATTTCCAGGCCAACAATCCCGAGTTCGTCCCTCTCAAGATCGCCGCTGTTTTCTCACCGCCGGCGGAGGGCAACAAGGACGTCCAGCAGATCCAGGAAGACCTTCCCCAGGAGAAGGAGGACAACCGGCACGACCCCGAAGGCAAGAAGACCGCGCTCTCAGCCATCATCGACGACTACAACGAGCGGTATGGCACGAACTACGACATCAACAGCTTCGACCTCTACTACCAGGATGTCCAGCAGCGCATCAAGGACCAGCAGTTCCCCAACCACGACCTTGATAAGAAAGGCGCTGAGAAAATCGACGTCACCATCGTCGTCGACATGCTCCTCACTGGCTTTGACGCCGTGTACCTCAACACGCTCTACGTCGACAAAAATCTCAAACATCATGGTCTGATCCAGGCCTTCTCCCGCACCAACCGCATACTCAACGCAACAAAGCCCTACGGCCACATACTCGATTTCCGGCAGCAGCAAGAAAGCGTCGACACCGCCATCGCGCTTTTCTCCGGCGCGCAGCCTGACAGGGCCCGCGAGATCTGGCTGGTCGACAAGGCACCAGTCGTCATCGAAAACTTCGAGAAGGCTGTCGCCGACCTCGGCGAGTTCATGCAGTCTCAGGACCTCGAGGTCAGGCCCGACCAGGTTAGCAACCTGAAGGGCGACGACGCCCGCATCCAGTTCATTAAGCGATTCAAAGATGTCCAGAGACTCAAGACCCAGCTTGACCAGTACACCGATCTAACCAAAGAGCAGAACGAGCAGATCGAAGACGCCCTCCCCACAGAGGACCTTCAAGCCTTCCGAGGCGCTTACCTCGAAACCGCACAACGTCTGAAAGACCAACAGGGCACACCCGGTGGGGACGACAAGCCGGTCACAACTGAGACCGACCAACTCGATTTCGAGTTCGTCCTCTTCGCCTCCGCTCTCATCGACTACGACTACATCATGCAACTGATCGCCAAGTACTCGAATCAGGATCCCAAGAAGGTCGAGATCAGCCGCGAGCAGCTCATCGGCCTGATTCAGTCCGAAGCCAAGTTCCTTGACGAACGGGAAGAGATCATCGAGTACGTAGCCTCTCTCAAGGAAGGCGAAGGCCTTGACGAGGACGCGATCCGCGCCGGTTACGAGCAGTTCAAGACCGCGAAGCAGGCCGAGGAAATCGAGCACCTTGCTCAGGTGCACCAACTGACCCCTGAGTCTCTCGCGGCTTTCGTCAACACCATCCTCCAACGCATGATCTTTGACGGTGAGCAACTCACCGACCTGATGAAACCGCTTGACCTGGGCTGGCGTGAACGCCGTAAGCGCGAACTGGCACTTATGGACAATCTAATACCGGTTCTAAAAAAGCGGGCAGAGGGCCGGGGTATCTCAGGCCTGAACGCCTACGAACAGGGGGGCGCATGA
- a CDS encoding restriction endonuclease subunit S, translating into MMAYDMPSNLVPKLRFPEFQSAGEWEPKIMGDIASFFKGKGLPKSMLSTDGTRQCIHYGELFTVYPEVIETVYSRTDLDLDENLFLSAVDDVLMPTSDVTPNGLAKACCVKLRDVIIGGDILVIRTDQRKVGGEFLARYIRHLEPRVLQLVTGSTVYHLYATSLKKLDLKVPSQSEQQKIADCLGSLDALIAAEGRKLESLRQHKQGLMQQLFPQPGETVPRIRFPEFQDRPEWNCLQLEELETEGRIELGRGKVISHADMRANPGPHPVYSSSVIDEGLMGTYGDYLFDEELISWSVDGGGHYFYRPKHKFSVTNVSGYMRVLCGDIVCRFLAYQLQRLHRSQTFDYQQKAHPSVIRALYTVGLPEPNEQRMISDCLTSLDARLIGQTRRLGALKQHKQGLTQQLFPSLEEESR; encoded by the coding sequence ATGATGGCATACGACATGCCATCGAACCTTGTGCCGAAACTGAGGTTTCCGGAGTTTCAAAGTGCAGGGGAATGGGAACCAAAAATAATGGGCGATATTGCAAGCTTCTTTAAGGGAAAAGGACTGCCCAAGAGTATGCTCTCGACCGATGGAACTAGGCAGTGTATACACTATGGAGAACTGTTTACGGTCTACCCAGAAGTAATTGAAACGGTTTATAGTAGAACAGACTTAGATTTAGATGAAAATCTGTTCTTATCGGCCGTTGACGATGTGCTAATGCCAACTTCAGACGTAACACCAAATGGACTGGCGAAGGCATGTTGCGTGAAGTTGCGCGATGTAATTATCGGTGGCGATATACTGGTAATAAGAACCGACCAACGCAAAGTTGGTGGAGAATTCCTAGCTCGGTATATTCGTCACCTTGAACCAAGAGTTCTTCAACTGGTTACTGGTTCGACTGTCTATCATCTTTATGCGACTTCTTTAAAAAAACTGGATCTGAAAGTTCCAAGTCAGTCCGAACAGCAGAAGATCGCCGACTGTCTAGGCTCGCTGGACGCCCTGATTGCGGCTGAGGGTCGGAAGCTCGAATCGCTGCGGCAGCACAAGCAAGGGCTAATGCAACAGCTCTTTCCCCAGCCCGGTGAAACCGTGCCGCGTATACGGTTTCCGGAGTTCCAGGATAGACCTGAGTGGAATTGTCTGCAGTTGGAAGAGCTAGAAACAGAAGGCAGGATCGAACTCGGTAGAGGCAAGGTTATCTCCCATGCCGACATGCGCGCTAACCCCGGGCCGCATCCCGTGTATTCATCTTCGGTTATAGATGAAGGTCTTATGGGTACATACGGTGACTACCTGTTTGATGAGGAATTGATTTCGTGGTCAGTCGATGGCGGCGGACATTACTTTTATAGGCCCAAGCACAAGTTCTCGGTAACAAATGTTTCTGGTTATATGCGAGTGCTTTGTGGTGACATTGTCTGCCGTTTTCTCGCCTATCAACTACAGCGACTTCACCGGTCGCAGACCTTCGACTACCAGCAGAAGGCTCATCCGAGTGTAATCCGTGCGTTGTATACGGTTGGCCTTCCCGAGCCGAACGAGCAGCGAATGATTTCCGACTGTCTAACTTCACTTGATGCACGGTTAATCGGACAAACTCGAAGGCTTGGTGCACTCAAGCAACACAAACAGGGACTGACGCAACAGCTCTTCCCCAGTTTGGAGGAAGAATCGCGATGA
- a CDS encoding AAA family ATPase, which produces MTETHYADLCKVARHLRSVLADRAQRRPDKSPYVLIYAYNRTGKTRLSAAFKNLGKAVDENNEVQSQDTLYFNAFTEDLFSWDNDLENDEHRTLKLNAASRFFIGLNELEIENRIRPLLDRYADFDFRINFEFNELTGNITSAEVTFSRTVRGVMGNDARTVEVDGIKISRGEENIFIWCFFLAILQLALDGADAYEWVEHVYIDDPISSLDEHNAIVVGNHLVQLYREAQRPIKTVLSTHHTLFFNVLHYELRNHLGRPLQYILKRDRLSDGYLLVEQTGDTPQFYHVAALKDLWLVAQSGRANTFHFNILRTILEKTALFHGHSHFSKCIETNDDADGLLHQRFVDLLSHGKYSMYEPTEMGDETKEYFFTILKGFVDQHPFNRELLPEPPADTEAS; this is translated from the coding sequence ATGACTGAGACTCACTATGCCGATTTGTGTAAAGTCGCTCGACACCTCCGTTCGGTACTGGCTGATAGAGCCCAAAGGCGGCCCGACAAGAGCCCGTACGTCCTGATATACGCATACAACAGGACCGGCAAGACACGGCTGTCCGCAGCATTCAAAAACCTCGGAAAGGCAGTGGACGAGAACAACGAGGTTCAGAGCCAGGATACCCTGTACTTCAACGCCTTCACCGAGGACCTGTTCTCGTGGGACAACGACTTGGAGAACGACGAGCATCGTACGCTAAAGCTCAACGCAGCGTCCAGATTCTTTATTGGGCTCAACGAACTGGAGATCGAGAATCGGATCCGCCCGCTGCTGGACCGCTACGCGGACTTCGACTTCCGGATCAACTTCGAGTTCAACGAACTGACTGGCAACATCACCAGCGCCGAGGTGACCTTCTCCCGGACGGTACGGGGCGTAATGGGGAACGACGCGCGGACTGTTGAGGTGGACGGCATCAAGATTTCGCGCGGCGAGGAGAACATCTTCATCTGGTGCTTCTTCCTTGCGATCCTCCAACTCGCGCTTGACGGGGCCGATGCGTACGAGTGGGTCGAGCATGTCTACATCGACGATCCAATCTCGTCTCTCGATGAACACAACGCCATCGTCGTGGGCAATCATCTCGTCCAGTTGTACCGAGAGGCGCAACGCCCGATCAAGACAGTATTGTCAACGCATCACACCCTGTTCTTCAACGTGCTGCACTACGAGCTGCGGAATCATTTGGGACGGCCATTGCAGTACATCCTCAAGCGAGACCGCCTGTCAGACGGCTACCTGCTGGTGGAACAAACCGGCGATACGCCGCAGTTCTACCATGTCGCCGCATTGAAAGATCTCTGGCTAGTGGCGCAAAGCGGCCGGGCCAACACGTTCCACTTCAATATCTTACGTACGATTCTGGAGAAAACCGCTTTGTTCCACGGCCACAGCCATTTCTCGAAGTGCATCGAGACCAATGATGATGCGGACGGACTCCTTCACCAGCGGTTCGTCGATCTATTGAGCCACGGCAAGTACTCAATGTACGAGCCTACCGAAATGGGTGACGAAACGAAGGAGTACTTTTTCACCATTCTTAAAGGATTCGTGGATCAACACCCGTTCAACCGTGAACTTCTACCAGAACCCCCCGCAGATACGGAAGCATCATGA